Proteins encoded within one genomic window of Sphingomonas sp. NBWT7:
- the galU gene encoding UTP--glucose-1-phosphate uridylyltransferase GalU: MPSIKPLRKAVFPVAGLGTRFLPATKSMPKEMLTVVDKPLIQYAVEEALEAGIEQIIFVTGRGKSALEDHFDISYELEATMTARGKSLAAIEGIRQRPGSPVYVRQQEPLGLGHAVWCARDIVGDEPFAVLLPDDLMVGRPGCLKQMVAAYEKVGGNVISAEEVPDDQTHRYGIITPGGRDGRLTEVAGLVEKPAPGTAPSNLSVIGRYILQPEVMRVLEGQAAGAGGEIQLTDAMAQMIGDQPFHGVTFDGVRYDCGDKAGFVQANIAVALEREDIGPAVRSFASELLR; encoded by the coding sequence ATGCCGTCGATCAAGCCGCTGCGTAAGGCCGTGTTTCCCGTGGCGGGGCTCGGCACGCGTTTCCTTCCGGCGACCAAGTCGATGCCGAAGGAGATGCTGACGGTCGTCGACAAGCCGCTGATCCAATATGCCGTCGAGGAGGCGCTGGAGGCGGGGATCGAGCAGATCATCTTCGTCACCGGCCGCGGCAAGAGCGCGCTCGAAGATCATTTCGACATCTCGTACGAGCTCGAGGCGACGATGACGGCGCGGGGCAAGAGCCTGGCGGCGATCGAGGGCATCCGCCAGCGGCCGGGATCGCCGGTGTACGTCCGCCAGCAGGAGCCGCTTGGGCTCGGCCACGCGGTGTGGTGCGCGCGCGACATCGTCGGCGACGAGCCGTTCGCGGTGCTGCTGCCCGACGATTTGATGGTCGGCCGGCCGGGCTGCCTCAAGCAGATGGTGGCGGCGTACGAGAAGGTGGGCGGCAACGTGATTTCCGCCGAGGAAGTGCCCGACGATCAGACGCACCGCTACGGCATCATCACGCCGGGCGGGCGCGACGGCCGGCTGACCGAGGTGGCCGGGCTGGTCGAGAAGCCGGCGCCGGGCACTGCGCCGTCAAACCTGTCAGTGATCGGGCGCTACATCCTTCAGCCCGAGGTGATGCGCGTGCTGGAAGGGCAGGCCGCGGGTGCGGGCGGCGAGATCCAGCTCACCGATGCGATGGCACAGATGATCGGCGACCAGCCGTTCCACGGCGTCACCTTCGACGGCGTGCGCTACGATTGCGGCGACAAGGCGGGCTTCGTCCAAGCCAACATCGCGGTCGCGCTCGAGCGCGAGGACATCGGTCCGGCGGTGCGCAGCTTCGCGAGCGAATTGCTGCGCTAG
- the dut gene encoding dUTP diphosphatase, translating to MIAIRLLRLPHGADLPLPHYATAGAAGMDVVSAEDVTIAPGGRHAVATGFAMAIPEGHEVQVRPRSGLALKHGVTCLNTPGTIDSDYRGEVKVILANLGSVDFHVTRGERIAQLVPAPVLRATLDECDALDDTSRGSGGFGSTGR from the coding sequence ATGATCGCGATCCGCCTCCTTCGCCTGCCGCACGGCGCGGATCTGCCATTGCCACACTACGCCACCGCCGGCGCCGCCGGGATGGACGTCGTTTCGGCCGAGGACGTGACGATCGCGCCCGGCGGCCGGCATGCCGTGGCCACTGGCTTCGCGATGGCGATTCCCGAGGGGCATGAGGTGCAGGTGCGTCCGCGCTCTGGCCTTGCGCTCAAGCACGGCGTCACCTGCCTCAACACGCCGGGTACGATCGACAGCGACTATCGCGGCGAGGTGAAGGTGATCCTCGCCAATCTCGGCAGCGTGGATTTCCACGTCACACGCGGCGAACGGATCGCCCAGCTCGTCCCCGCGCCCGTGCTGCGCGCGACGCTGGACGAATGCGACGCGCTCGACGATACTTCGCGCGGCAGCGGAGGGTTCGGATCGACCGGCCGATGA
- the wecB gene encoding non-hydrolyzing UDP-N-acetylglucosamine 2-epimerase has translation MKILVIFGTRPEAIKLFPVVSALAAVPHITVRTCVTAQHRGLLDQVLAIARLVPDIDLDLMEPGQSLDRLTARLLTGIGEVLDRERPDRVIVQGDTATAMSGALAAYYRKIPVAHVEAGLRSGDIYHPWPEEVNRRIVAPIADLHFAPTQTAADALARENVREGVHVTGNTVIDALHWTRARIAEDPSLAAGLDPIAARLSGRRIVLVTTHRRENFGDGMGAIARAIRRIATRDDVAVLFPMHPNPNVVSVMDAILGDHPAVARIEPLDYPHFIGALGLCHLALTDSGGVQEEAPALGKPVLVMRDTTERPEGVAAGTAKLIGTDEDRIVSEVFTLLDDKAAYAAMARAHNPFGDGHASERIARVVADGNRW, from the coding sequence ATGAAAATTCTGGTTATCTTCGGTACCCGCCCTGAGGCGATCAAATTGTTTCCTGTCGTCAGCGCGCTTGCCGCCGTGCCGCACATCACCGTGCGCACCTGCGTCACTGCGCAGCATCGCGGGCTGCTCGATCAGGTGCTGGCGATCGCCCGGCTCGTCCCCGACATCGATCTCGACCTGATGGAGCCGGGCCAGTCGCTCGATCGCCTGACGGCACGGCTGCTGACGGGGATCGGCGAGGTGCTCGACCGCGAGCGGCCCGATCGCGTCATCGTGCAGGGCGATACGGCGACGGCGATGAGCGGCGCGCTCGCGGCCTATTATCGCAAGATTCCCGTCGCGCACGTCGAGGCGGGGCTGCGCTCGGGCGATATCTACCATCCCTGGCCCGAGGAGGTGAACCGCCGCATCGTCGCGCCGATCGCCGACCTTCACTTCGCCCCGACCCAGACCGCCGCCGACGCGCTGGCGCGCGAGAACGTGCGGGAGGGCGTCCACGTCACCGGCAACACCGTAATCGACGCGCTGCACTGGACGCGCGCGCGAATCGCCGAAGACCCGTCGCTCGCCGCCGGCCTCGATCCGATCGCCGCGCGCCTGTCCGGCCGCCGCATCGTCCTCGTCACCACGCACCGCCGTGAGAATTTCGGCGATGGCATGGGCGCGATCGCGCGCGCGATCCGGCGAATTGCGACGCGCGACGACGTCGCAGTGCTGTTTCCGATGCACCCCAATCCCAACGTCGTCTCGGTCATGGATGCGATCCTCGGCGATCACCCCGCGGTCGCGCGGATCGAGCCGCTCGACTATCCGCACTTCATCGGCGCGCTCGGCCTGTGCCACCTCGCGCTCACCGATTCGGGCGGCGTACAGGAGGAAGCGCCCGCGCTCGGCAAGCCGGTGCTGGTGATGCGCGACACGACCGAGCGGCCCGAGGGGGTCGCTGCGGGCACCGCCAAGTTGATCGGCACCGACGAGGACCGCATCGTTTCCGAAGTCTTCACCCTTCTCGACGACAAGGCAGCCTATGCCGCGATGGCCCGGGCCCACAATCCATTCGGGGACGGCCACGCGAGCGAACGGATCGCAAGGGTCGTCGCCGATGGTAACCGATGGTGA
- a CDS encoding molybdopterin-synthase adenylyltransferase MoeB produces the protein MTLEADERARYARQIILKEIGGAGQRRLKAARVTMIGAGGIGSPAIAYLAAAGIGHLVVIEDDVVETSNLHRQILFDASVAGLPKGDAAARAIDRINPHVGVSVHRTRIDPANAAALLAHSDVVIDGSDNFATRLAVADAALALHIPLVSAAVGQFEGQIAVYRGWKADRPCYRCLVGDSPDRNEASCAEQGVLGPVTGILGSMAALEAIRAIVPFGDEPAGRLVILDLLDLRFRSVRLPKDPACPACGPTAAG, from the coding sequence GTGACGCTCGAGGCCGACGAGCGCGCGCGCTACGCCCGGCAGATCATCCTCAAGGAGATCGGCGGCGCGGGGCAGCGGCGGCTGAAGGCTGCGCGCGTCACGATGATCGGTGCCGGCGGGATCGGCTCGCCGGCAATCGCCTATCTCGCCGCCGCCGGCATCGGCCACCTCGTCGTCATCGAGGACGACGTGGTCGAAACCTCGAACCTCCACCGCCAGATCCTGTTCGACGCCAGCGTCGCCGGCTTGCCGAAGGGTGACGCCGCGGCGCGGGCGATCGACCGAATCAACCCGCACGTCGGCGTCAGCGTGCACCGGACGCGCATCGACCCTGCCAACGCAGCGGCGTTGCTGGCGCACAGCGACGTCGTGATCGACGGCAGCGACAATTTCGCGACCCGCCTCGCCGTCGCCGATGCGGCGCTCGCGTTGCACATCCCGCTCGTCTCGGCTGCGGTGGGCCAGTTCGAAGGGCAGATCGCGGTCTACCGCGGCTGGAAGGCCGATCGCCCGTGCTACCGCTGCCTCGTCGGCGACTCGCCCGATCGCAACGAGGCAAGCTGCGCCGAACAGGGCGTGCTCGGGCCCGTCACCGGGATCCTTGGCAGCATGGCCGCGCTTGAGGCGATTCGTGCAATCGTGCCGTTCGGCGATGAACCCGCCGGGCGCCTCGTCATCCTCGATCTGCTCGACCTGCGCTTCCGCAGCGTCCGCCTACCTAAGGATCCCGCCTGCCCCGCCTGCGGCCCTACGGCCGCGGGCTAG
- the coaBC gene encoding bifunctional phosphopantothenoylcysteine decarboxylase/phosphopantothenate--cysteine ligase CoaBC, producing the protein MSRILLIVGGGIAAYKACEIIRLLRKAGHGVRCVLTEGGSHFVTAMTLAALSEEEVHTTLWDLKDEAEMGHIQLSRQADLVVVAPATADLLARMAAGLANDLATTLLLATDKPVLAAPAMNVRMWQHAATQRNVAQLRGDGVTVMTPDEGAMACGEYGPGRLPEPTVIVRQIEAMLAGNPGSVLASRPLTGRHVVVTAGPTHEPIDPVRYIANRSSGKQGFAIAGALADLGARVSLVAGPVALPTPRGVTRIDVETAREMKAAVEAALPADAAVMVAAVADWRVADAAGQKLKKVGGGIPALHLVENPDILAALATGPSRPELVIGFAAETETVVAHAQAKLARKGADWIVANDVSGDVMGGDANTVHLVRADGVETWQRMPKDEVARRLAQRIAEALEQPA; encoded by the coding sequence ATGAGCCGGATATTGCTGATCGTCGGCGGGGGCATCGCCGCCTACAAGGCGTGCGAGATCATCCGCCTGCTGCGCAAGGCCGGCCACGGCGTGCGCTGCGTCCTGACCGAAGGGGGAAGTCACTTCGTCACCGCGATGACGCTCGCGGCGCTGTCGGAGGAGGAGGTCCACACTACGTTGTGGGACCTCAAGGACGAGGCCGAGATGGGGCATATCCAGCTCAGCCGGCAGGCCGATCTCGTCGTCGTCGCGCCGGCGACCGCCGATCTGCTCGCGCGGATGGCCGCCGGTCTCGCGAACGATCTGGCGACGACGCTACTCCTCGCCACCGACAAGCCGGTGCTCGCCGCGCCGGCGATGAACGTGCGCATGTGGCAGCACGCGGCAACACAGCGCAATGTCGCGCAACTGCGCGGCGACGGCGTCACTGTGATGACGCCCGACGAGGGCGCGATGGCGTGCGGCGAGTACGGCCCCGGCCGCCTGCCCGAACCCACCGTGATCGTCCGCCAGATCGAGGCGATGCTCGCCGGCAACCCGGGCAGCGTGCTCGCCAGCCGGCCACTCACCGGCCGCCACGTCGTCGTCACCGCCGGGCCGACGCACGAGCCGATCGATCCCGTCCGCTACATCGCCAATCGCTCGTCGGGGAAACAGGGGTTCGCCATCGCGGGCGCACTCGCCGATCTCGGCGCGCGCGTGTCGCTCGTCGCGGGCCCCGTCGCGCTGCCGACGCCGCGCGGCGTGACGCGAATCGACGTCGAGACCGCGCGCGAGATGAAGGCCGCGGTCGAGGCCGCGCTGCCCGCCGATGCCGCGGTGATGGTCGCCGCCGTCGCCGACTGGCGCGTCGCCGATGCGGCCGGGCAAAAGCTGAAGAAGGTCGGCGGCGGCATCCCCGCGCTCCACCTCGTCGAAAATCCCGATATCCTCGCGGCGCTTGCCACTGGCCCGTCGCGCCCGGAACTAGTGATCGGCTTCGCCGCCGAGACGGAGACGGTCGTCGCACACGCGCAGGCGAAGCTCGCACGCAAGGGCGCCGACTGGATCGTCGCCAACGACGTATCGGGTGACGTGATGGGCGGCGACGCCAATACCGTCCACCTCGTCCGCGCCGACGGCGTCGAAACGTGGCAGCGGATGCCGAAGGACGAGGTCGCGCGCCGCCTCGCGCAGCGCATCGCCGAAGCACTGGAGCAACCGGCATGA